A region from the Methylocella sp. genome encodes:
- the hslU gene encoding ATP-dependent protease ATPase subunit HslU: MTDFSPREIVSELDRFIVGQHDAKRAVAIALRNRWRRLRLDGSMREEVLPKNILMIGPTGCGKTEISRRLAKLASAPFLKVEATKFTEIGYVGRDVEQIIRDLVETSIGMIKGEKRKLVHARAELAAEERLLDALVGVNASPATRDSFRKKLRAGELDDKEIEIELAQGGGGSIPMFEMPNMPGAQFGAVSIGDIFGKALGKGAKPRRTNVKDATAPLITEESDKLIDQDQIVREAIHEVENNGIVFLDEIDKICVREGRGGGADVSREGVQRDLLPLIEGANVPTKHGMVKTDHILFIASGAFHVSKPSDLLPELQGRLPIRVELSPLTEDDFRRILTETEVSLIKQYEALLRTEGVELEFTPDAVNALAKIAAQVNSTVENIGARRLQTVMERVLDEISFTATDRFGEKIVIDAAFVEKNIGDLAKNADLSRFIL, from the coding sequence ATGACTGATTTTTCACCGCGCGAGATCGTTTCCGAACTCGACCGTTTCATTGTCGGGCAACACGACGCCAAACGGGCCGTCGCCATCGCTTTGCGCAATCGCTGGCGACGCCTGCGCCTTGATGGATCCATGCGCGAGGAGGTGCTTCCCAAAAACATCCTGATGATCGGGCCGACCGGCTGCGGCAAGACCGAGATTTCACGGCGGTTGGCCAAGCTCGCGAGCGCGCCTTTCCTGAAGGTCGAGGCGACCAAATTCACCGAGATCGGCTATGTCGGCCGCGATGTCGAACAGATCATTCGCGATCTTGTCGAGACCTCGATTGGAATGATCAAGGGGGAGAAACGCAAGCTGGTTCACGCCCGCGCCGAACTTGCGGCGGAGGAGCGGCTTCTCGACGCTCTCGTCGGCGTCAACGCCTCGCCTGCGACGCGCGACAGTTTCCGCAAGAAGCTGCGCGCCGGCGAGCTCGACGACAAAGAGATCGAGATCGAACTCGCGCAAGGCGGCGGCGGCTCCATCCCGATGTTCGAAATGCCCAATATGCCGGGGGCGCAGTTCGGCGCCGTCTCGATCGGCGATATCTTCGGCAAGGCGCTCGGCAAAGGCGCAAAGCCGCGCCGCACCAATGTCAAGGACGCCACGGCGCCGTTGATCACCGAGGAGAGCGACAAGCTGATCGATCAGGATCAGATTGTGCGTGAAGCCATCCACGAGGTCGAGAATAATGGCATCGTGTTCCTCGATGAGATCGACAAGATTTGCGTGCGGGAGGGGCGCGGCGGCGGGGCTGATGTTTCGCGCGAGGGCGTGCAGCGCGATCTGCTGCCCTTGATCGAAGGCGCCAATGTGCCGACCAAACATGGAATGGTGAAGACCGATCACATCTTGTTCATCGCGTCAGGGGCGTTCCATGTGTCAAAGCCCTCCGATCTGTTGCCGGAGCTGCAGGGACGGCTGCCGATCCGGGTCGAGCTCTCGCCGCTGACCGAAGATGATTTCCGCCGCATCCTTACTGAGACCGAAGTCAGCCTGATCAAGCAATATGAGGCTTTGCTGCGCACGGAAGGAGTCGAGCTGGAGTTCACGCCGGACGCCGTGAACGCGCTTGCGAAGATCGCGGCGCAGGTCAATTCGACCGTCGAGAATATTGGCGCGCGACGGCTGCAAACCGTGATGGAGCGCGTGCTCGACGAGATAAGCTTCACCGCGACAGACCGGTTTGGTGAGAAGATCGTCATCGACGCGGCTTTCGTAGAGAAAAATATCGGCGATCTCGCCAAGAACGCCGATTTGAGCCGATTTATTCTTTAA
- a CDS encoding M3 family oligoendopeptidase, translating to MFPTRPGFPVIFRAAAEAATQNAPTVDIGVLPEWNLGDLYASMDSPAFASDLAKADADCKAFNAAYKGELEALARDETGAALTEAIRRYEGLEELLGRISSYAGLIYASDTSDPARGKFYGDAQEKITAASSNLLFFELELNRLGDGALDKALASGPLAHYRPWLEDIRKGKPYQLDDKIEQLFLEKSVTAFGAWNRLFDETITSLRFTVDGEALGIEPVLNLMQDPQEEVREKAANAFGLGLRENLRVFTLISNTLGKDKEISDRWRGFTDVADSRHLANRVEREVVDALVSAVREAYPRLSHRYYKLKAKWFGKPALKHWDRNAPLPNAPAKTYAWADARDTVLGAYGEFSPKMAGIAKRFFDERWIDAPVRPGKSPGAFAHPTVPSAHPYVLLNYQGKPRDVMTLAHELGHGVHQVLAAHNGALVAPAPLTLAETASVFGEMLTFRALLAKAGAVSERRAMLAAKVEDMLNTVVRQIAFYSFERKVHLERRNGELTAERICDLWMSEQADSLGPAIEVGPNYETYWAYIPHFVHSPFYVYAYAFGDCLVNSLYGVYQNAREGFAERYLAMLAAGGAKHHAELLAPFGLDARDPAFWQIGLSMIEGMIVELEGLEEKS from the coding sequence ATGTTCCCCACGCGCCCCGGCTTCCCCGTCATTTTCCGCGCCGCCGCAGAGGCTGCGACGCAGAATGCGCCGACAGTCGACATCGGAGTCTTGCCGGAGTGGAACCTCGGCGATCTCTACGCCTCGATGGATTCGCCAGCTTTTGCGAGCGATCTCGCCAAGGCCGACGCCGATTGCAAGGCCTTTAACGCGGCTTATAAGGGCGAACTCGAAGCGCTCGCCAGGGATGAAACGGGGGCGGCGCTGACGGAAGCGATACGGCGCTATGAGGGGCTGGAGGAGCTGCTTGGCCGCATCTCGTCTTATGCCGGCCTCATCTATGCGAGCGACACCTCCGATCCTGCGCGCGGAAAATTCTACGGCGATGCGCAGGAGAAAATCACCGCCGCCTCATCCAATCTCCTGTTCTTCGAACTCGAGTTGAACCGGCTCGGCGATGGCGCGCTGGACAAGGCCTTGGCGTCCGGCCCGCTGGCGCATTACCGCCCCTGGCTTGAGGACATCCGCAAAGGCAAGCCCTACCAGCTTGACGACAAGATCGAGCAATTATTTCTCGAGAAATCGGTCACCGCTTTCGGCGCCTGGAATCGCCTGTTCGACGAGACGATCACGTCGCTGCGCTTCACCGTCGATGGCGAGGCCCTCGGCATCGAGCCTGTGTTGAATTTGATGCAGGACCCGCAGGAAGAGGTCCGCGAAAAAGCCGCCAACGCTTTCGGGCTCGGGCTGCGCGAAAATCTGCGCGTTTTTACGCTGATTTCCAACACGCTGGGCAAAGACAAAGAGATTTCCGATCGCTGGCGCGGCTTTACCGACGTCGCCGATTCGCGCCATCTCGCCAATCGGGTCGAGCGCGAAGTCGTCGATGCGCTGGTCAGCGCCGTGCGCGAGGCCTATCCGCGCTTGTCGCACCGCTATTACAAGCTCAAAGCCAAATGGTTCGGCAAGCCGGCGCTGAAACATTGGGATCGCAACGCGCCGCTGCCAAACGCTCCCGCCAAGACCTATGCGTGGGCAGACGCGCGGGACACCGTGCTTGGCGCCTATGGCGAGTTCTCGCCGAAAATGGCTGGCATCGCCAAGCGCTTCTTCGATGAGCGCTGGATCGACGCGCCGGTGCGGCCCGGAAAATCCCCAGGCGCCTTCGCGCATCCAACGGTGCCCTCGGCGCACCCTTATGTTCTCTTGAACTATCAGGGCAAGCCGCGCGACGTGATGACGCTTGCGCATGAACTCGGCCATGGCGTGCATCAGGTTCTGGCCGCCCATAACGGCGCCCTGGTGGCCCCAGCGCCTCTGACCCTCGCCGAGACCGCCTCCGTCTTCGGCGAGATGCTGACCTTCCGTGCGCTGCTCGCCAAAGCCGGCGCGGTGAGCGAGCGGCGCGCCATGCTCGCCGCCAAGGTCGAGGACATGCTGAACACCGTGGTGCGGCAGATCGCATTTTATTCGTTCGAGCGCAAGGTTCATCTCGAACGCCGCAACGGCGAACTCACCGCCGAGCGGATTTGCGATCTATGGATGAGCGAACAAGCGGACAGTCTCGGCCCGGCGATCGAGGTTGGCCCAAACTATGAGACCTATTGGGCCTATATTCCGCATTTCGTCCATTCGCCTTTCTATGTCTACGCCTATGCGTTCGGGGATTGCCTCGTCAATTCGCTCTATGGCGTCTACCAGAACGCGAGGGAAGGCTTTGCTGAGCGCTATCTCGCCATGCTTGCGGCAGGCGGCGCAAAACACCACGCCGAGCTGCTCGCGCCATTCGGCCTCGACGCTCGCGACCCAGCCTTCTGGCAGATCGGGCTGTCGATGATCGAAGGAATGATTGTCGAGCTAGAAGGGTTGGAGGAAAAGAGCTAA
- the trpS gene encoding tryptophan--tRNA ligase — MAKFVERAFSGVQPTGNLHLGNYLGAIVKFVELQRTHDCIYCVVDLHAITVPQKPDELKASIREVTAAFIACGVDPKQHIVFNQSQVSEHAELAWVFNCVARVGWLNRMTQFKEKAGKDRENASVGLYVYPCLMAADILLYRATRVPVGEDQKQHLELARDIAQKFNADFAASIEARGHGDAFFPLPEPLIQGPATRVMSLRDGAKKMSKSDPSDYSRINLSDDADTIAQKVRKAKTDPEPLPSEVEGLANRPEAENLVGIYAALNGQTKAEVLRTFGGGNFSVFKSALVELAATKLGPIGAEMKRLKDDAPYIDAVLADGAARARIIAKENIAAVKDILGFVR; from the coding sequence ATGGCGAAATTCGTTGAACGGGCATTCTCCGGCGTTCAGCCGACGGGGAACCTGCACCTTGGCAACTATCTTGGCGCGATCGTCAAATTCGTTGAATTGCAGCGCACGCATGACTGCATCTATTGCGTCGTCGATCTTCATGCCATCACGGTTCCGCAAAAGCCGGACGAATTGAAGGCCAGCATCCGTGAAGTCACGGCGGCTTTCATCGCCTGCGGCGTCGATCCCAAACAGCATATCGTGTTCAATCAGAGCCAGGTCTCCGAACACGCCGAACTCGCCTGGGTGTTCAACTGCGTCGCCCGCGTCGGCTGGCTCAATCGCATGACGCAGTTCAAGGAGAAGGCGGGCAAGGACCGCGAGAACGCCTCGGTCGGGCTTTACGTCTATCCGTGCCTGATGGCCGCCGACATTCTGCTTTATCGCGCGACCCGCGTGCCAGTCGGCGAGGATCAGAAACAGCATCTCGAACTCGCTCGCGACATAGCGCAAAAATTCAACGCTGATTTTGCGGCTTCGATTGAAGCGCGCGGTCATGGCGATGCATTTTTCCCGCTGCCGGAGCCGCTCATTCAAGGGCCGGCCACGCGCGTGATGAGTCTGCGCGACGGGGCCAAGAAAATGTCGAAATCGGACCCGTCCGATTATTCGCGGATCAATCTCTCCGATGACGCCGACACGATCGCGCAGAAAGTGCGCAAGGCGAAGACGGACCCTGAACCCCTCCCTTCTGAAGTCGAGGGCCTCGCCAACAGGCCGGAAGCGGAAAATCTTGTCGGCATCTATGCGGCGCTCAATGGGCAGACAAAGGCGGAGGTTCTGCGGACCTTTGGGGGCGGCAATTTTTCCGTCTTTAAATCGGCGCTCGTCGAGCTTGCCGCGACAAAACTTGGCCCGATCGGAGCCGAGATGAAACGGCTGAAGGATGACGCCCCGTATATTGACGCGGTGCTCGCTGACGGAGCCGCGCGCGCCAGAATCATCGCCAAAGAGAACATTGCGGCGGTGAAGGATATTTTGGGATTTGTGCGGTAG
- a CDS encoding ankyrin repeat domain-containing protein: MLKNIRFCFVVILGLTAATPKEAAAAGPSRPCQELEQNFVTAKIGVDSLQLNILLFSAADRTCQALAERLLAAGASLEARDRAGARPLSHAAKAGKVAMVEIFLAKGAPIDARDLGGATALSIAAENDRVQVVQFLLEKGADPNLGGRSEAGPLIAAAYNGNRLVLHMLLDRKADPGKLDSTGKSAILYAAARGNAPIVRDLLDAGVDVNATYSNGLTALMWAAGHAQDAGIDDVAQTMALLLERGALVEAQDARGRNALMIAAELNHQEVVKTLLAHGADASQRDKMGKQARDLTTDATIRALLAGARNAQNPER; the protein is encoded by the coding sequence ATGTTGAAGAACATCCGCTTTTGCTTTGTGGTGATCCTCGGCCTGACAGCGGCGACGCCAAAGGAGGCAGCGGCGGCCGGGCCGTCGCGGCCCTGTCAAGAACTTGAACAAAACTTCGTCACGGCGAAGATCGGCGTCGATTCACTCCAGTTGAATATCCTGCTTTTTTCGGCTGCCGACCGGACATGCCAAGCACTGGCCGAGCGCCTCCTCGCCGCTGGCGCCTCGCTTGAAGCGCGAGATCGCGCCGGAGCCCGTCCGCTCAGTCATGCCGCCAAAGCAGGCAAGGTTGCAATGGTCGAAATCTTTCTTGCGAAGGGAGCGCCGATCGACGCCCGCGATCTCGGGGGTGCCACAGCCCTTTCAATCGCAGCAGAAAATGATCGCGTTCAAGTCGTTCAATTCCTGCTGGAGAAAGGCGCCGATCCCAATCTCGGCGGCCGCTCGGAGGCTGGCCCCTTGATCGCCGCAGCCTATAATGGAAACCGCCTGGTCCTGCACATGCTCCTTGATCGAAAGGCCGACCCTGGCAAATTGGATTCAACCGGGAAATCGGCGATCCTTTACGCCGCGGCGCGCGGCAACGCGCCAATCGTGCGCGATTTGCTCGACGCGGGAGTCGACGTCAATGCAACTTACTCCAATGGGCTGACGGCATTGATGTGGGCGGCAGGCCATGCGCAAGACGCCGGAATCGATGACGTCGCGCAAACCATGGCGCTGCTGCTCGAGCGCGGCGCTCTGGTCGAAGCGCAAGATGCGCGAGGCCGCAACGCCCTGATGATTGCGGCCGAACTCAATCATCAAGAAGTCGTCAAGACGCTCCTCGCGCACGGCGCTGACGCCAGTCAGCGCGACAAGATGGGCAAGCAGGCGCGGGATCTCACGACCGACGCGACGATCAGAGCGTTGCTAGCCGGGGCGCGGAACGCTCAGAATCCGGAAAGATAA
- a CDS encoding PQQ-dependent dehydrogenase, methanol/ethanol family, with translation MFERKTDWLARLAILAGVSGAAIAQAQAQEFNQVTSSAAKTVVVSPVSEKQLEGAAADKKNFLHTNGNYAQTRFYPNDQINVSNVAKLRPAWIFQTEVKESLETSPIVVDGVMFVTTSFSHVYALDAKTGAELWHFKPKLGPITTYCCGPNNRGVAVYEDKVFVATLDAKLVALDAKTGSVVWSTELADPESGYSETMAPTVAKGKVLIGINGGEYGIRGFVRAYDAETGKLVWNFDTTPENSVGVWATKDPSGKDLHRDIAAEKAQLAKAGDPYKTLGGGVWQNPAVDLETNRIYFVVGNPSPDLDGSLRPGDNLYTDSLVSLDLDTGKYVCHLQYIPHDVWDMDAVSPPVLVNATGKDGKSVPAVLHAGKTGFIYVNDRKDCSLIRFSEAMVPQEDMWTLPTKEGARMLPGANGGVEWSPLAVNPKLHLSYAVNLHQPMTYQVESSPYPDGKLWLGGAFKVIPSEQQAGNVTAVDYNTGKIKWQVKTPEPMMGGALATDGNLIFAGEGNGLFKAYNAENGKVLWQFNAGAGVNAPPSSYTIDGKQYIVVGAGGNTQIDFKRGNNIIAFTLD, from the coding sequence ATGTTCGAACGCAAAACGGATTGGCTCGCGCGGCTCGCCATTCTGGCGGGCGTCAGCGGCGCAGCAATTGCGCAGGCGCAAGCGCAAGAATTCAACCAGGTTACGAGCTCGGCGGCCAAGACAGTCGTCGTTAGCCCGGTTTCGGAGAAGCAGCTGGAGGGGGCCGCTGCCGATAAGAAGAATTTTCTGCATACAAATGGCAATTACGCGCAGACCCGTTTCTATCCAAACGACCAGATCAATGTCTCGAACGTAGCGAAACTTCGTCCGGCCTGGATTTTCCAGACGGAGGTGAAGGAATCGCTTGAGACTTCCCCGATCGTCGTCGATGGAGTGATGTTCGTCACGACCTCGTTCAGCCATGTCTATGCGCTCGACGCCAAGACCGGCGCGGAGCTTTGGCATTTCAAGCCGAAGCTTGGTCCCATCACAACCTATTGCTGTGGGCCGAACAATCGCGGCGTCGCCGTCTACGAAGACAAGGTTTTTGTCGCGACCCTCGACGCGAAGCTCGTAGCTCTCGATGCGAAGACCGGCTCCGTCGTATGGTCGACCGAGCTTGCCGATCCGGAATCTGGCTATAGCGAGACGATGGCGCCGACGGTGGCGAAGGGCAAAGTCCTCATCGGCATCAATGGCGGCGAATATGGCATTCGCGGCTTCGTCAGAGCCTATGACGCCGAGACGGGGAAGCTTGTATGGAATTTCGACACCACGCCGGAAAATTCAGTCGGCGTTTGGGCGACCAAAGACCCAAGCGGCAAGGATCTGCATCGCGATATCGCCGCGGAAAAAGCGCAGCTCGCCAAGGCGGGCGACCCCTATAAGACATTGGGCGGCGGCGTCTGGCAGAACCCTGCCGTCGACCTCGAAACCAACCGGATTTACTTCGTCGTCGGCAATCCGTCGCCCGATCTCGACGGCTCGCTGCGTCCGGGAGACAATCTTTATACCGATTCTCTTGTGTCGCTCGATCTCGACACCGGGAAATATGTTTGTCACCTGCAGTACATTCCCCATGACGTGTGGGATATGGACGCCGTCAGCCCCCCGGTCCTCGTCAACGCGACCGGCAAGGATGGCAAGAGCGTTCCGGCGGTGCTGCACGCGGGCAAAACCGGCTTTATCTATGTCAATGATCGCAAGGATTGCAGCCTGATCCGCTTCTCGGAAGCCATGGTGCCGCAAGAAGACATGTGGACGCTTCCGACCAAGGAAGGCGCGCGCATGCTCCCCGGGGCCAATGGCGGCGTCGAGTGGTCCCCGCTCGCAGTCAATCCCAAGCTGCATTTGAGCTACGCGGTCAATCTGCATCAGCCCATGACCTATCAGGTCGAGAGCAGCCCGTATCCGGATGGCAAACTCTGGCTCGGCGGCGCTTTCAAGGTCATCCCGAGCGAGCAGCAAGCCGGCAATGTGACGGCTGTCGATTACAACACCGGCAAGATCAAATGGCAGGTGAAGACGCCCGAGCCGATGATGGGCGGCGCGCTCGCGACGGATGGCAATCTTATCTTCGCGGGCGAGGGCAACGGACTGTTTAAGGCCTACAACGCCGAGAATGGCAAAGTGTTGTGGCAGTTCAACGCCGGGGCCGGCGTCAATGCGCCGCCGTCTTCCTACACGATCGACGGCAAGCAATACATCGTCGTCGGAGCGGGCGGCAACACGCAGATCGATTTCAAACGCGGCAATAACATCATCGCCTTTACTTTGGATTGA
- the hisB gene encoding imidazoleglycerol-phosphate dehydratase HisB, protein MRTGVVSRKTKETEIEVRADLDGRGVAKISTGIGFFDHMLEQLARHSLIDIDIRAKGDLHIDQHHTVEDTGIALGAAIRQALGDRAGIARYADALLPMDETLTRVAIDVSGRPFLVFRTNFPRAKIGDFDTELVREFFQAFAMNAGITLHVETFYGENAHHISESCFKGLARALRLAVELDPRQNGAIPSTKGSLAG, encoded by the coding sequence ATGCGCACCGGCGTCGTTTCCCGCAAAACCAAAGAAACCGAGATCGAGGTCCGCGCCGATCTCGACGGGCGGGGCGTCGCCAAAATTTCGACTGGGATCGGCTTTTTCGATCATATGCTGGAGCAGCTCGCGCGCCATTCCCTGATCGACATCGACATTCGCGCCAAAGGCGATCTCCATATCGATCAGCATCATACTGTCGAGGATACCGGCATTGCGCTGGGCGCGGCGATCCGCCAGGCGCTCGGCGACCGGGCCGGCATAGCTCGCTATGCCGATGCGCTTTTGCCGATGGACGAAACGCTGACGCGCGTCGCCATCGATGTTTCCGGGCGGCCTTTTCTGGTTTTCCGAACAAACTTTCCCCGAGCCAAAATTGGCGACTTCGACACGGAGCTGGTGCGCGAATTTTTCCAGGCCTTCGCCATGAACGCGGGGATCACCCTTCACGTCGAGACGTTTTATGGCGAAAACGCGCACCATATATCTGAATCATGTTTTAAGGGTCTCGCCCGCGCTTTGCGCCTCGCGGTGGAGCTCGACCCGCGCCAGAACGGCGCCATTCCCTCCACCAAAGGGTCGCTGGCCGGCTGA
- a CDS encoding c-type cytochrome, translated as MTASILLTAPIASVHADAIDDKAAICAACHGEKGIPIDKSIPVIWGQNEGYIYLELRDFKRGNRKSAQMAPIVADLSRDDMLALASYFSQKKWPSLAQPSAAKSVATAAITVIGSVGCTSCHLEQFQGDSATPRLADQNRDYLLKTMTEFRSGARANNPGMTALLTGVSDTDLAALADYLSGF; from the coding sequence TTGACCGCTTCGATTCTCCTCACGGCGCCTATCGCATCGGTCCACGCGGACGCCATTGATGACAAGGCCGCTATCTGCGCAGCATGTCACGGCGAAAAAGGCATTCCGATCGACAAGTCGATTCCGGTGATCTGGGGCCAGAATGAAGGCTATATTTATCTAGAGCTGCGCGACTTCAAGCGCGGCAATCGCAAAAGCGCGCAGATGGCTCCAATCGTCGCGGACCTGAGCCGAGACGATATGTTGGCCTTGGCTTCGTATTTTTCACAAAAGAAATGGCCGAGTCTTGCCCAGCCGAGCGCAGCGAAAAGCGTCGCGACCGCCGCTATTACGGTGATCGGCTCCGTCGGCTGCACGAGTTGCCACCTGGAGCAGTTCCAGGGCGATAGCGCAACTCCTCGGCTCGCCGACCAAAACCGCGATTATCTCTTGAAGACGATGACCGAATTCCGTTCGGGCGCGCGGGCTAACAATCCCGGAATGACCGCTTTGCTAACCGGGGTTTCGGATACGGATCTCGCAGCTCTGGCCGATTATCTTTCCGGATTCTGA
- a CDS encoding DUF2628 domain-containing protein produces MTVYSVHLPGEGVSGVAEAAFVKEGFTRGAFWLGPLWLLTHGLWTGFAIWLAAFLILLLLLAGGVLSAGSVLILIVLMQILLGLEANRLLEAKLWKDGYNLTEIVAGPALDQAEIAFYRHFESPEAAALNRAPQVGAVPPTAGRAIVGSFPEPGARR; encoded by the coding sequence ATGACCGTCTATTCGGTTCATCTGCCGGGCGAGGGCGTGTCAGGCGTCGCCGAAGCCGCGTTCGTGAAAGAAGGCTTTACTCGCGGCGCGTTTTGGCTCGGGCCGCTCTGGCTGCTGACGCACGGGCTTTGGACCGGTTTTGCGATCTGGCTGGCCGCGTTTCTCATTCTTTTGCTTTTGCTTGCAGGCGGAGTTTTGTCGGCGGGATCGGTGTTGATCCTTATTGTGTTAATGCAAATCCTGCTTGGCCTCGAGGCCAACCGGCTGCTTGAGGCCAAGCTCTGGAAGGATGGCTATAATCTGACTGAAATCGTCGCCGGCCCAGCGCTCGACCAGGCGGAAATCGCCTTCTATCGCCATTTCGAGTCGCCCGAGGCCGCCGCGCTGAATCGGGCGCCGCAGGTCGGGGCCGTTCCTCCGACCGCGGGCCGCGCGATTGTCGGGAGTTTCCCGGAGCCTGGGGCGCGCCGGTGA
- a CDS encoding putative sulfate exporter family transporter, translating to MSTAALSGAKQRSGLNEDWLALWIGLFVFAVALAGLVGGNLLGWVVSTSVWTDLTHALAPTSKAYAFLGGVGALLATYLALLIVLSAGAAALSLDVKRYALAFTAVFAISYAAWIIGSFAHFAAVTPADRQKFGIEWSLGLTNEGGYIFALIAGLIIANFFPRFAEWLNEAIRPELYIKIAIVILGGFLALTIAGKLSFASSLLLRGVAAIIEAYLIYWSVVYYVARRWFGFSREWAAPLASGISICGVSAAIATGAAIRARPVVPVLVSSLVVVFAVVEVLVLPFVAQTFLSHEPLVAAAWMGLAVKTDGAAVAAGGITEALILAKNAAEGVNYQPGWILGTTAAIKVFIDVFIGVWVFILAYIWTNHINVEAGGDKAKASEIWERFPKFIIGFLITFLAALALAVWASPETRANLTPAIAAANAFRVIFFILTFFSIGVLSNFRKLWEDGIGKLAAVYVVSLFGFVIWVGLLISWLFFAGVKPPLAG from the coding sequence ATGAGCACGGCGGCATTGTCGGGCGCGAAGCAGCGCAGTGGGTTGAATGAAGATTGGCTGGCTCTTTGGATCGGTCTGTTCGTTTTCGCCGTCGCCCTCGCGGGCCTCGTCGGAGGCAATCTTCTTGGTTGGGTCGTTTCGACCTCGGTCTGGACCGATCTGACGCACGCCCTTGCGCCGACCTCGAAAGCCTATGCATTTCTGGGCGGCGTTGGCGCACTTCTCGCCACTTATCTCGCCCTCCTCATCGTTCTCAGTGCGGGAGCCGCCGCCCTGAGCCTGGACGTCAAGCGCTATGCGCTCGCCTTCACCGCCGTTTTCGCGATCTCCTACGCGGCTTGGATTATTGGCAGCTTCGCTCATTTCGCCGCTGTGACGCCGGCGGACCGCCAAAAATTCGGCATCGAATGGTCGCTCGGGCTGACCAATGAGGGCGGTTACATCTTCGCGCTCATCGCCGGCCTCATCATCGCGAATTTCTTCCCCCGCTTCGCCGAATGGCTGAACGAGGCGATCCGCCCCGAGCTCTACATCAAGATCGCCATCGTTATTCTTGGCGGCTTTCTCGCCCTCACCATCGCCGGGAAGCTGTCCTTCGCCTCGTCCCTCCTGCTTCGCGGCGTCGCGGCGATCATCGAGGCCTATCTCATCTATTGGTCGGTGGTGTATTACGTCGCGCGCAGATGGTTCGGCTTCAGCCGCGAATGGGCGGCTCCGCTGGCCTCGGGCATTTCAATCTGCGGCGTCTCCGCCGCCATCGCCACCGGGGCCGCGATCCGCGCGCGGCCGGTCGTGCCGGTGCTGGTCTCCTCGCTGGTCGTGGTCTTCGCCGTCGTGGAAGTGCTGGTGCTTCCCTTCGTTGCGCAGACCTTCCTCTCGCATGAACCGCTGGTCGCCGCGGCCTGGATGGGGCTTGCGGTCAAGACCGACGGCGCGGCGGTTGCGGCCGGCGGCATCACCGAGGCGCTGATCCTAGCGAAAAACGCCGCCGAAGGCGTCAACTACCAGCCAGGCTGGATACTCGGCACCACCGCCGCGATCAAGGTCTTCATCGATGTGTTCATCGGCGTTTGGGTCTTCATTCTCGCCTATATCTGGACGAACCACATCAATGTCGAGGCGGGCGGCGATAAGGCGAAAGCCTCCGAGATCTGGGAGCGCTTTCCGAAATTCATCATCGGCTTTCTGATCACCTTCCTCGCGGCGCTGGCGCTGGCGGTTTGGGCGTCTCCTGAGACGCGCGCGAATCTGACCCCGGCGATAGCCGCCGCCAATGCGTTTCGCGTGATCTTCTTTATCCTGACTTTCTTCTCGATCGGCGTTCTCTCAAACTTCCGCAAGCTGTGGGAGGACGGGATCGGCAAACTCGCCGCCGTTTATGTTGTCAGCCTGTTCGGTTTCGTCATCTGGGTAGGGCTATTGATCTCGTGGCTGTTCTTCGCCGGCGTCAAACCGCCGCTAGCTGGCTGA
- the hslV gene encoding ATP-dependent protease subunit HslV gives MQNPSSGPDSWHGTTIIMVKKDGRTVICGDGQVSIGQTIIKGNAKKVRRLAKGEVIGGFAGATADAFTLFERLEAKLEQYPGQLMRSCVELAKDWRTDRYLRRLEAMMLVADKEVALVLTGSGDVLEPEATDKGSVMGIGSGGNYALAAARALLDTDLEAEAIARRALEIASEICVYTNRNLVLESIQR, from the coding sequence ATGCAAAACCCCTCGTCCGGCCCTGATTCGTGGCATGGCACGACCATTATCATGGTCAAAAAGGACGGGCGCACCGTCATTTGCGGCGATGGCCAAGTCTCCATCGGGCAAACCATCATCAAGGGCAACGCCAAAAAGGTGCGCCGGCTCGCCAAAGGCGAGGTCATCGGCGGCTTTGCGGGCGCGACCGCCGACGCCTTCACCCTGTTTGAGCGCCTCGAGGCCAAGCTCGAGCAATACCCCGGCCAGCTCATGCGTTCCTGCGTCGAGCTCGCCAAGGATTGGCGCACTGATCGTTATCTGCGCCGGCTTGAAGCGATGATGCTTGTCGCCGATAAGGAGGTCGCTCTCGTCCTGACTGGATCTGGCGATGTGCTGGAGCCCGAGGCGACGGACAAAGGCTCGGTCATGGGAATTGGCTCCGGCGGCAATTATGCGCTGGCCGCCGCGCGCGCGCTGCTCGATACCGACCTCGAGGCGGAGGCCATAGCGCGCCGCGCGCTGGAGATCGCCTCCGAGATTTGCGTCTACACCAACCGCAATCTCGTGCTGGAAAGCATCCAGAGATGA